tttgaaagaggCACAATAGACCTTCCACATCAACAACTATAGAAAAAGAAGAAGCTTTAGGACTACCAGAACTAACATGCCGACAAGTAGATGAAAGGCGGATGAACAACTTTAGTGTTAAAGAAGACTGCAACAATTTGATAAAAATATCTGAACGGGAAGAATGCCGTCATCACTTGGTGAAGAAAGAGAAGGCAAAAGAAGATTGTAACCTTTTGCCAAAATTTCTTGGGATTTTCTTTTGAAGGAGCCTGTAATCTTAATTAAAATTTTGTTCCTCTTTTTTGCATGATAACAAAATGGTCATAATATTGAATTTGTGTTTGTAAATTGATCATACTTTTTAATTTGCTCTACGCAATGATCATACTTTGTAATTGATTATTGTTTCCCTTTGGATGAATGCCATGTAACGATCGTGAATGCAACATAACAATCCTAAATGTTGCATAAATAGGTGGCACCACCACTACTAAATAGCACCACCTCCAACAACCTTAATGAAgacaaaactcaaaatttcatttgGAGGAACAAATAGGTAATTTAATTGGCTTATTTAATTGTGAGTTGCCACCTAACTCTCATCCTAATTTTTCTATGACCATTTTATAAAGTGTTTGTTACAGTGTGACCGTTCCGTGAATCGGTTATGCACAAACTTTAAGCAGATAAATTTAATGATAAGAGCGAAAATACACCTATCTCCATAATAGATAGCTCCACTAATCTTGTTCTGGATGCTATTAACTCTTTTAATTTAAGTCTTCTCAGTAAATTTCCAAATTTgcaaaagaataaaagaaaatgGGGGAAGTAAACTTTTTTCTTTTCCATTCTCACTTGTGTCATCCAGGCATGTTATAAGCCTTTGATACAAGGATGATTCTAGGCATACTcccaaaaaaaacaaccaaaaaaacCGCACATTCATAATTTTTGGTGTGGTTCCGGTGGGCCTCGCGGATGACAGCACGTGAACCAGCTTTAATGAAACCTTTTTGCTCAATTTTTTGTTTGGCGGTTCTTGTTTTTTTGGCTGCCCGTGAATCATTTTTGTGAATGCATAAGATAACACCCAATCATTGCACTGGAAAggtgcaaaaataaataaaataataagaaagatGGTGTAAACTTGCATTGGAGATTGCAAATTAACACAGATTTACCAAATGTGGATTTATTGAGAGTGCAGTTTTGCAATCTCCAATGCAAGATAACACATCtctcttatttttttttgcaCCTTCCCAATGCAATGATTGGatgttatcttgtgcatggatgcacGAGATAACAAAATCGTGTTTGTTGATACAATACACAGGAACATAAACACGGAGGAGTGGGTTTATGTCTAATCCACGTACTTAGTTGCGAGGACTCAGAGGTTCATAACAATACCTACGGCTAATAAAATTGGGTGGTCAAGATAGGTGCACTTTGAGTGATTGACGGCCTGGCAAAGAAACTAAAGCTATGGCCGGTTTGACTTTGGAAAAAATAAGTGACTTGGGATCCACATccaccaaaaatattaaaatcacGGACCATAATTTGTAGACGTGACCAGTTCCCCATTACTGCTCCAAAAGCGGATTCCAACTTTTTGCAAATTTGGTTTTAGAGTGAAATGATCGGTACTAATGGCTGTAAAATAGtaaaaatcatcttgtcatgtGCCTCAAATTATTTTTACAGAAAATAGCCAGTTAAAGCCGGAAGAAGAATATTCAAACCTGTTGATCTTCATAGGATTCTTACACTAACTAACTTCTACGTATACGTCGAATTTATAGTTAAAAAAACTAATTCGTAAGTTACCTGCTGCCAAAAGGATGGATATGGGGGTTGACATTGTCAGGGAATGGATGGTATAACTACTAactaattaatcatataaaatgaTCGTGTTTattagaaaaagaaacaaaattattcCAAGCAACTAACTATCCTCTAATAAATCAATGATTTATAGCAGTAAACAACACCTAATAAACAAATCAAGTGATCAGCTTTTTCAGATATTGCTTGTCTATGTAGTTATTTAATCACTAACACGCGTCATATACTCGAAACAAGGTCTCCATGTAATGTAACAGTACCTAGTAGTTAATCAAATTAATTAAGTATTCATATTGTGAACAGGTGATAATCACCTTATCGACCCACACCAAGTAATTACATCTCATCACGGGGTTGCACAGTGTATCTGTATATACTAGAGATAGTGAGAGACATAATCATGGTATCTTTAGCTTAAAGCTTTCTCATTGAtcccttttcttctttccttAATACTATACTACTCTCCATCCTCAAACCAAAAATCATGTTCAAGTTGGTGTATTCATCATTTCTCCTGAGAGTTGTGGTGGAAGTGAGCACTTCCTGAGTGGGCAGCCAAATATAAACGAAAAATCTGTAGGCCTAAATATGGATATacatcaaaataaaaagttaCCAATACGTCACATCACTACCGATGAGCAAGTAAAGGATTTATAGGAAAGTAAAAATCAATCGGTTTCCACATTGTTCGTGTCAAACCATCAATACTTGAGTTCTCGTGTATTTTGTTAGACCCAATCAATTCGCATTTAACGCTCTTGGGGACCGATCATAGACTTGACAATGAATATATGAAGACTAGATCGGACTTCACAGCGAATCCGAAGACTGAAATACTTCATCTCTGAAAGTTTGCCCCCACTGCAGTAACTCCTGGCTACGTCACTCACTTGCAATTATGTTGCTTCCAATATTTTGGCTGAGTCTGATAACCACTAGCTAGTACACTTCTACTCTCTTTCTGCAAGAATCAAAATGTAGCTAGGAGACATATTCTGTTATTGGATTGTGTTGTACATGTACCTCTTGGGAGATTTAAGATCAGCTTTCATCTTCCTGCAGTTGCGCAAATCATATCATCATCCATGAGGTACATACACGATGAAGACCCCTTTATCCATGGTGGACCAAAACAAAAAAAGTTAATTGAGAGTCAATGGGGAAAGAGGTTCACACTCTGATTCCAACAACTGTCCCAACTAAAGTTACTGCAGTACCTAAAAGTAAACCTAACCAGGACATGCAACAAAGTTGAGAAGGAAAGAAAAATGAGGAAAATAAAGCTCTGGCTATACCATTGGTGTGCATGAGTTGTCCTTCTGGTGTGTTGTGTAAAAAATTACCATAAGACATTTTACTTGTAAAAACATATTTTATCTGTTTCAAAAAGATAGGCCGGTTTTATGTACAAATTACTCCAGCTTATCTCTTTGAAACGGAAGGAGTATAAATAAAACGGTTCATTAAGCAATTCCAGGACTATATCTCCTCACAAACATATGAGTTACCTTGTTGTGCTTTCTTTGCGTGTTGAGACGTGTCAATTCTGTTGAGTCCAATGCATTGGAAGTAAAACTTTTGGTGGTTACATGAAATTGGGAAAAAAAGTGAAGGTCTTTTAGTTTGACATATCACAACACCTAAAGTTCTTACGTTATACCCAATTTTAACATGTTGTGATGTGGCAATGGGACATGATTATACCGGCACAGATAATGAACATTTAATATTCTTATAACACTCTTTAGGTATTGAAGATGAGTTCTGGTTTTTCTAGATGTACACCGTAGAAAAAACTTCATTAAAACCGAAATTCCCATTTTAGGAAATTAATCAACCTTATATTACACGAACATCATTAACTACGTGGGAATTGATCACACAAACAAAATGGAAAAACAGTTTTTGCAATGTTCATTTACACTTAGATTGCAGTTTACAACAAAGTAAATACATGCATATACTTGGTGCGCAATTTCTCTTAATTCGGCACAAATGTCCCAACATATCCAAAGCCCATTACGAAGAATGCTCCAGCTTGAAAGAAAAGATATAGGTAGAAATGATCATGACCATTGATGAAGTCATATATAGCAGTGTAGAATAGAAACACTCCCATTAGTAGCTCCAGTAAGTGAATCCTGTTTTGAGCAAGCCAAAAATAATTTAGGACCAATACCATAACCGAAATAGCGACTTATGAAGTTATGCATGTTGCACTCTACCTTTCACCTATACGATTTGTGTAGGAAAAATGTCGACTTTCTAGACCGCATAAACCACATCGTTTTCTTCGTGGTTTACCGTTACTTTGTTTCAATGTGTTCCCAAGTTTCTCAGTAACAACCCATTCATTCACACGATTAGCCTCGAGTAGTCCGATTATGGCAGCTTTAGTCCGGTGAAGAGACATTACATTTTCAAATAGGATCCAAAATATAACCAAATGAAGAGATCTGTTAAAACAACAAGAGACGAAAACTCAGTTACATTAATATACATTTTTGTGTTCGGATTTTATGGAATGTTGCTGTGTTCGGAGTTCTTACCTCGGAGTACAAATTGCATTGAGGATTGTAATTGTTGCTGGAATATAAATAGCAATTGGCTTGGGAAGATGAACTTCAGGAACCATAACACTTAACGGGATGATTACGCAGTAGAAGAAAAATGTTACCCAGTGAGCTACTATTTTCCTTACAAAGAAAAAACAGTAGATAACATGAAATTTCTTCCAAATTGAGACCTTCTGCACaaatccaaaaaagaaaaagttattcGCGTATAATACTAATTCGTAATGCAATTGAAGTTAATCGTGTAACTTTTAGTAGAGTTCCTTGCCTCGGAAAGTATTATCTCTTTAGACATTTTCTTGAATAGATTAGCAGGACCGCATGACCATCGATGTTGTTGAAATCGATATGCTTTGAATGTGCTTGGCAACTCGTTTTTCACCTAGAGCCAATGCAACAAGTACGTTTGATTTGTGGAGAACAAAGAATAGAAAATCAGAATTCACAACTGGAAATTGAAACTAAGAGTAATACACTCACGGATAaatcaccaacaaaaacaaatttCCAACCCTTAAGACTAGCTCTAACTGCAAGATCCATGTCTTCTACTGTTGTTCGATCTTTCCACCCACCGGCATCGTTTACGGCCTTTAGTCTCCAAACCCCTGCTGTTCCTGCCAAAATATGCAATCAAATACTGTTAACTCTTTGCTTTTAACTCGTATTAACTGCAAGTGGCATTGTTTTTGTCCGAGTTCAAAGGGATAAATGTGATCAACGTGTAACTGATCCATGACATACCATTAAATCCGAAAAATGAACACGTAGAAGAACCGACTTCTTGTTCCACACTGAAGTGATAATCTAGTGACATTTCTTGTAGCCGAGTCATCAAACACTCGTCCGCATTCACTGCACACAATTACAACATTAAGCTTGTGTCAACATTAGAGAATAGTCAGTTGTAAGTTCTTTTTTTCTCATGTATCTTTCGAGGGTGCTGTCTTGGCACTTTCTTTTCTAATTCCATcttatctttttcaaaaaaaaaaaaaaaaaaatattaatcaaaaactaAACATAATTTCAGCAACGTTGTTTGGGTGAAGTTAATTTTTACCAAACTTCCATCTAGCTTGAACTAAGGCAAGTTCAGGATTTTCTAGAAGATATGGAATGGTTCTCCATAAATAGTCAGCTTCTGGCTGAAAATCGGCATCAAATATTACAACAAACTCGCAATCTTTAACGTATTCCTTTTCCAGACCCTCTCGAAGAGCACCAGCTTTGTAACCGTTTCGGTTATCTCGATTTTCATACTTAACATTCACACCTTTTGCTATCCATCTTTGGCATTCCAAAGCTACCATTTCCTGTAAACCATATTTGTTAGTAACGGTCACTTGTTAGTACTATGaatcaaaacctttttttttttgcatttgaagGCATTATAAGATTACCCGTAAAACAGCATTAGTTGAGTCATCGAGAACTTGTATTATGATCCTATCAGGGTGCCACGAAAGTCCACATGCAGCACCAATTGAAAGTTTATAGACCTGCAATACATATATTTGGAACTAAGAAGTGAATATGAACAGAATAACACATATATTCTCATCAAAAAAAGAATAACACGTCTACTAGCAATTAGCATAAAGCTAGAGAGTACACGCACAAAATGCCTATTGCAGGTTCATGAACCTTTTCACAATAGCCTAGCCTCTCTATAATATCTTTTCCTAGCCTATTACGCGCACTTAGTTGACAAAAAGACAAGCTTGGGTTATGAcacaacaagaaaagaaataaattttGTCTTTACTTGATGGTGGTGACAATTCATCGCTGGTTTGCTAAAATGGTTTTTCTGTGTTGTCGGTCTTTGACCCTCAACCCTGAACCCTGAAATCAGGATGCTTGAGTCCAAAAGAACTTAAATTTTAACTCTAACTATATATCTAAACTTCAATGTTCCAATCAAGTTTGATTGCTCTTAACTTCTAAAGCTGAAAAAGACTTATAATTAACTCGAAACCTAAAAATACTAGACATAGAAGGTAACATCAAAGTGAAAGCAAGTGCCCAGAAAAGCTTCCGTATTCCGTAAATCACAGTAAGACTATATATGTTCATCACATATGTACCTCCTTCTCATTGTACATGGGTATCTGTACTAGCACCATAGGATATTTGTTGTTACTTTCCAAATCTTCTTTCAGGGCGTCCAGTTTATACTTTGTATATCTTTTCTTCCCTAGAGCTTTAACACATAATATGACTATTGCCATATAAACTCTTTCCGCGAAAAGCATAACAGACATAGCAGCACATACTATTATAGCAGCGTTAAGAATATATACAATCAGTGGGTTTTTAATCATTTGCCATGTTATTCGAAATG
This DNA window, taken from Papaver somniferum cultivar HN1 chromosome 3, ASM357369v1, whole genome shotgun sequence, encodes the following:
- the LOC113361737 gene encoding glucomannan 4-beta-mannosyltransferase 1-like gives rise to the protein MIKNPLIVYILNAAIIVCAAMSVMLFAERVYMAIVILCVKALGKKRYTKYKLDALKEDLESNNKYPMVLVQIPMYNEKEVYKLSIGAACGLSWHPDRIIIQVLDDSTNAVLREMVALECQRWIAKGVNVKYENRDNRNGYKAGALREGLEKEYVKDCEFVVIFDADFQPEADYLWRTIPYLLENPELALVQARWKFVNADECLMTRLQEMSLDYHFSVEQEVGSSTCSFFGFNGTAGVWRLKAVNDAGGWKDRTTVEDMDLAVRASLKGWKFVFVGDLSVKNELPSTFKAYRFQQHRWSCGPANLFKKMSKEIILSEKVSIWKKFHVIYCFFFVRKIVAHWVTFFFYCVIIPLSVMVPEVHLPKPIAIYIPATITILNAICTPRSLHLVIFWILFENVMSLHRTKAAIIGLLEANRVNEWVVTEKLGNTLKQSNGKPRRKRCGLCGLESRHFSYTNRIGERIHLLELLMGVFLFYTAIYDFINGHDHFYLYLFFQAGAFFVMGFGYVGTFVPN